TAGACTCCAGCAGCCATGGCCAGAGTAGAAAGAGATGGACAGCGCTGGAACACAAATCCCGTAGTGAAACGCAAACATCTGGGCGGAAAATGACTCTCAGAGCCAGGACGTGAGTAGCTGGGGAGCAACTTCCGGTTCCGGAATATATAGTTAATAGGAGCTGGGAAGCTTCTCTCGGTAAGCCATAACTGATATTATGTTTATAATGCACGGGATATCTCCATTACAGATAGAGGGAATTGTATTCTTGCTATTAATTGACATTCCAAGCAGTTCATGGTTGAGAAATGTGCAGAAGGGGAAGAGCCTGTCTTAATTGGTTTTGGGATGTGATTTACGTAGAGGAGGCGTGGCCAGTGTACAAAGCAGAGAGCAGAGCCCATTCCCAGGTTCCACCATGCAGTAAATTGCCTGGTGGTCCAGTGTCCTATACAGCCCCCATTCCATGGTGGCCCAATGTGGGCATATATTGGCCAGTCCTTAACAAACCAGTGTAGCCATATATTGGCCAGTCCCTGTTGGGCCATTGtggccacagattggccaggttCTGTTGGGCCTTTGTGGCCACAGATTGGCCAGCTCCTGATGGGCCCTTGTGGCCACAGATTGGCCAGCTCCTGATGGGCCGTTGtggccacagattggccaggttCTGTTGGACTGTTGTGGCCACAGATTGCCCAGTCCCTGTTGGGCAGTTGTGGCTGCGGATTACTCAGTCTCTGTTGGACTGTTGTGGCCACAGATTTCCCAGTTTGACCTGTAGAGCCTAATCCCAGGTGACCAATGGTATTACTCACCTCTATCCACACTTGTCAGACTTCGCTTCCTCCGTTGCTTTGAACTCCTACAGGCAATAAGAGTTCAGTGCAAGACAAGAAACTCCGCTCTATGAGCCAATACAACAGACACGGAGCATTAAGGTTGCCAGATGTTTAAATTCAGACACTCGTGAAAAACACATATTGGATGGCTGTCTTGCAATGTGGGTGCTCCTAGCGCAGATGACGTCTCAGGTGGGCATCCACCTTAATGAGGATTACCATTTTAGAGTGTTTGACACAGTCCTCCTTCCTCTAGACTAGTTCTTTTGTGCAGTGCATCCCAGGTAAAAAAGCTGTCTGAAAGCCACATTGAATGATGCACTGTTAGAAATGAGAGCCAGTTCCTGTTTGGACCTCTAGTGAATGGTTAGGctgcattttctgcattttcatttTCTGCATTATGCAGTAGCGGAATGTGTTCACTGTGATCATGGAGAGTAACTTTCATATTATGTCACTGAAAGCAGCTGGTGCCCAAAgaacatgtatgtgtgtatataaatatataatatgttatattatattcatACAGCTTTACAGATAATAAATGTGATTCTCACATACCTTATGTGTAACATGCAAATTTCCAACGTTGAAGGTTGACTTGAAAATCTGTGATGTGATTAGAACTGTCAGTATATTATGGCAATCACACAATATCTGCCAGGGAGAGTATAATGATATGATAGATGTtgatttttaaagtaaaaattgtcactatcaattaaaataaatctattcTGAAGATCTCCCAGTCtctcacttaacttcctacctgatcttctgcctcttccccttcattccccttcccttatcctcctcctctccctccctcgtgtctctctgtctgtctaccccaccccttagattgtacgctcctttgagcagggtcatctctcctcctgtcttcaccacttttaactctgctctccagctaccttgccctcctcctctaggaccttcttctccccgttccctcttgctccctcctctccactctgggggtttccctgccatccgtgccctccctcttgggctccgtcgtatgcaggaccttcccctctcccctcccccgcccctctagctgtgctttgagctcactgagttactgtgcgttttgtttactgtattgtgttgGCTCAccttctcacctttgtattgtaattttgtttgtccctgtacggcgctacggatacctagtggcgccctataaataaaaattaataataataataataataattttcatgaATATAGGTtcattccacaaaatggctgcctccatcttGTGTAAGTCACAGTTACCCTTTCAAGTGGACCCACCACTATTCTTACATCCCAATAATGACCACTTGTTATGTAGAGAATCTTATTTAAACTCCACATCATTTGTCTTCAGTCTAAGTGCATTTTGTTTACCACCTTCATGgtctcactctctgtctgctACCCTCCGGTGCCATCTAGTGACGACTGGTCAGGTACTTATTCCACTTGTCTGGCTATATTTTCTGTACATGCAGTGAGACCAGCACACAAGCTACATTAAAACAGCACAGCGGTTTTATGTTGATTATTTACATCCCCCTCTCTCTGTAAATTAGCAGCATAACATCAGGGATTTCTTTAATGGGTCCCGGGAAGGATATTTCCCAAAAAGTCTACACACAGTTTCTAACTTAAATAGATTCACTTGAAGTAAAGATGCAACAATaagtgttaatgtattttttttttcactgtaacGTCATCCCCAGTTCCAGCATCTGTTAGTTCTACTCTAACCACAAATGGACAACAATCGATGTAACCATGAAGATGACATAATGCCTTCACAAGATTTCCAGGTAGATGAAATAAAGTAATGTGAATACTAGCTGTATTGGTTATATATGATCACGTTTTCAGTTTTACGCTTcattaactatattatattttacaatatttaggGTGAAGTTCAGAGGGATGTGAAATTTGAGAATGGGGAAGCGACATATGTGAAGATTAAGGAGGAGGAAATTCCTATAGTTGTCAGTGATTGTGAGTAATAAATATTACATGCAGGAAAGAGTCATGTATTCTCCTTGTTcattcactgcaataaactctTATTCCACACCatcctctgtcagtacaaactagCTGGCCAAATTGTATATAAGATTCCCAAGGCAGGTGCCCACATCCCAGCAGAGGCCGGTCTGGGCACGGGACAAGATGACCGGTGctcagttttcctcctctgtaaGTTAAAAAGGACCCTTGCTCCCACCAAGAGGAGGGACCGATCCGTCTCTTTGCTGCACAACAATAAGCCTTACCTCCACCTTGTTAGTAGCATGGGAAGCAAGGGCCCTCTAGGGGCCTAATTAAGGTGAACCAATTTGGGGTAGTGGTCAGTTACTCAGAAGAGAGAAGCAAGCTACCACCCACTCATCCCAGCTAGAAGATGGAGTATAAGACAACCAACTGATGTGTTACCCAGTGGAGCGTAACAAGCTTACCTCCACTCCATTGCCTCCAGAATAATATTCCGCCTTGGGGCAAAGACTAGATGGTAGGCAGATTTCCTCTTTGATAAAATTGTGTCTGTCGTTGCCAGGCTCCATAGACCAAGGACGTCAGCAACGGACCAGGGCCAACTCAGCAGTGCTCCGCGAGTACGAAGAGGGCCCTCCAGCAAAAAAGCGGACATCCCTCACCCGTCGCCCCGGCTCCTCCGGGCGACAGCACAGGTTGAAGGATACTGAAATGGCGCCACACATCACTTCCACTGTTCCGGGGCTAAAAGAACCATGTGAGGCACCGTGGGGAGTACCAGGGACCGTTGGCCTGGAGCAGGGAACCTCTGGTGCTGAAGATCAAGCTAATCCGGCTGATACCGATCAGGGAATTGGGGTTGTATTTCCTGCAGGTAATATCATCTCATCCCCCCTGCATCCTCCTCGCAGCAGTGCTGTTTGTCCtagtgcagtggatcccaaactttttcagttcaaggcacccttagggtctccataattttttcaaggcaccccaaagccaaaataattaccaagtagtcccccgccttgcttaccactggccgtgGCCATGGCACCCCTTTGAGAtcgccaaggcaccccagggagcctaggcacacagtttgggaaccactgccctagtgaCATTGTCCTCCCTTGTGATCCAGCTCCTCTACCTTCACTGAGCACCGGCCTTTTCTAGTTCTGCTACAGTATTGTTCCCACTGTCTGCCCCGAGTCCATGGCTGCCCCCGTTCCACCCTGCACCAAGGCCATGCGCCAGCCACCGGCCTCGGGAGCCAGCATTGGCTTTGTCTATAATGAGAGTCCTTCAGCCCTGACATGCGCCTTTCTGCCACCCATCACCACATGGTTCGTGTAGCATTTCCCAGATGCTTACTGAAACCATTCAATGCCATATAAATTACACCTTTACAGATCCTTTCTCCAATCCAAACCCTTTTACCTCTTTAGGATCTCCATCCCCTAACCCAGGACCTGGTCAGCCTTCATATTCCCTGCATTGCCTCCGTTTTTCCATCCTGGTCATTTCAGTTGCATTTTATTACACCCACTAATCTCCCGCTCTTCCTCCTTCCCATCCCATGCACATCCCTCCAAAGCGCTCAACTCAAAGCACAAATCTGGGTCTACCTATGCTTGTAGTGGGAGTGGGATGGACACCATACTCTTGCATCAACAAATCAATAAATAGAGGGGTTTGCAAGAGCACCATCAGGAAGTTTGCAAAGGATATGTATGTAGATATGTTTTCCAAAAAGCACTTGGAGGAAGGAGAATAAAAACCTGCCAATAGAGGGGTGGTAATGGATGAGGACTAGCAGGAGGTTTCTATTCACAACATGCTATCTCAAAACCAAACCAGGGCAATACGTGAATACATGCCACTAATACAGTAACCATACCATATGTAGTATGACAAGGCTCTTCATAGAAAGGGAGCCCAGCCAAGTGTGATTTAAGAATTAAAAGGAAGGGTAACAAAAGGAAAATTCCAGTTGGTTGGAGGTTCTGCATAAAGCAGCGTCACAAGTCATTCTACAAGCAATGGGCAAGTAACTTAATATATATCCTAATAGGGTGATAGGACAGACACAGTGTTTCTAGCTAGTGGTTTTAAAGTGGGTTTTGAAATCCAAGCAGAAGGGAGGTAAAAAGTACAACTTCCCGAAATGTAAAATCAGCACTTGAATTTCACAGCATCCACGTCAAGATTTAGAAGGAGCTAGCACTCTATTGGACAGCAGGGCCTTTTAGCAAACCCCCATTGCAAAACCTAATCCTTCCTCCACTACGAGTAGTAAAAGGCTCCAAGAAGGTTCAGACTAATTTAGCATCTGTCATACCCAAATAAGGAAAAGGCTTCAGTCATTGACTATGAATCAGTGCAGTGTTTAGTACCAGTTTTCGAGCACTAGAAATTGTAAGAGTCTGCGGCAACGGTATATTGATGGCTAAGCTCAACATCAAGTCTGTGTATAGATTTATTCCCATTTCAGATTCATGAGTTTAATGTTTGTCAGTTATTTGGGCACTGACTAGTTTAGCTCATGCTTACATTGGTGTCTATAAGCAGGGAGGAAGTATAAAGTTATTTCATATAACATGGCTGATGTCATGCTAGTTGGGCTGGCAAAAAATGGTTTACTTCATGGAGAAATCAGGAGAGATGATAGCATACAACTGGATATTGCTAAGGCCAAACAAGCTTTCAAGGGCATGAACATCATATGATCCAATGTCCTCCTTCAGATGAAGCAGCACTGCAATAAACAGAGCACTTAGGGAGGTAACTGCAGCATTTGGGAAGTTCATTACTGTGGGGAGACTTAGTAGCTGGGTATAATGAAACCAGTGTAAAGCATCCATATTTGTAAGGGCAGCATCTAAGAAGGATGGGTTTTTAAATGCTTAATAGATTGttcttatttataattattattgtttgtttatatattgcaCTAGGCTGTACAGAGGCTCTAGTAGGTCATGGCTTAGGTGACTGGCTGCAGTTTGGTAATTAAGGCATCTAGTGTGGTGGAAGAATACTGCAGTCAGCCATACTAGTTTACGTAGTGTCAGCCGCTGGTACACGCACACTGTGGGGAGGAGGGCAGCCAGTTGGTAACTACAGCGACTGTGCACTGGGAATGGGGCTTCTCTGAGCAAGTGAAGGGGCGCTACcctgaatgttttattttaagaaggTCTAGTTAGAAGGATTAGCATCTTGCAGTTTGGAGCATTCAAATTTAgccaaatttaaataaaagctgTGACCTTTCACAATGTACCTCTCTCAGTCTCGCATCATTTCAAGAATATTACAGGGCAGGGGTACAGAAGGCATTTGGCATCTTACAAGGAAAAAGTGTCTGCCCAGAGGATAAATCAAaagacatcagcccctattaaACTACTGCTCTCCTCTGCACATAATTTCATTTTGTGCTgccagccaagagatctgaccagccTCCTCACCTTATTGACCTTATTCACCTTTGCATTACCACGTGATTCTACCCACAATCCTCCCTGTGCATTACCACATGTGATTCTACCCACAATCCTCCCTGTGCATTACCACATGTGATTCTACCCATAATCCTCCCTGCGCATTACCACATGTGATTCTACCCACAATACTCCCTACGCATTACCACATGTGATTCTACCCACAATCACTCCCTGTTCATTACCACATGTGATTCTACCCATAATCCTCCCTGCGCATTACCACATGTGATTCTACCCACAATCCTCCCTACGCATTACCACATGTGATTCTACCCACAATCCTCCCTACGCATTACCACATGTGATTCTACCCACAATACTCCCTACGCATTACCACATGTGATTCTACCCACAATACTCCCTGTTCATTACCACATGTGATTCTACCCACAATCCTCCCTACGCATTACCACATGTGATTCTACCCACAATCCTCCCTACACATTACCACATGTGATTCTACCCACAATCCTCCCTACGCATTACCACATGTGATTCTACCCACAATCCTCCCTACGCATTACCACATGTGATTCTACCCACAATCCTCCCTGTTCATTACCACATGTGATTCTACCCACAATCCTCCCTACGCATTACCACATGTGATTCTACCCACAATCCTCCCTGTTCATTACCACATGTGATTCTACCCACAATCCTCCCTACGCATTACCACATGTGATTCTACCCACAATCCTCCCTGTTCATTACCACATGTGATTCTACCCACAATCCTCCCTACACATTACCACATGTGATTCTACCCTCAATCCTATTTACAACTACACTTGATAGTATCTATGAGCCTTCCTGTGCGCTACCATATGTAATGTTACCCATGATCTTTTATGTGCATTACCACATTTGAGACTACCCATGATTTCCCTATTTACTACTACAAACATATCACTGTACCCATGATCCTCCAAGTGCACTACCTAATGTGATAATATCCATGATCCTCCCTTTGCTTTATCACATGTGACATTGCCCATAATTCTCCACTACTACATGTCACAGTACCCATGATTTTCCGTGCTTACTACCACATGTAACATTGCCCATGATCCTCCCTGTTTACTAAATCACCTACTCCTCCAGGATCTCTCTTGTGCTGCACATATTCTCTAGAATTCTCTTCCTTATACCACTTTCTGGAAACTGTTTTCTTGTATGTACTACTTACTTTGCATACACCGCCGGGAGATGTTGATTATTTAATACATCATAAATAATACACTGATCTCTCTTTATACCACAGGTTTATAACACCACCCCCGCATTTTCTTGGCATAAACATTTTCACTAGTGTTTCCAGCTGGACTTACAAAGAAGGAGCAATATAATaatattcagtcactgtgtgtttcctacagatggatccagtaacagaaataccccagagaggtGTCTCCGTCCTTTCTACTCACATGATtatacagaggaaaatcacaatATTCCACAGGATTATCAGGTAGATAGAACTATTGGTTCTGCTATTGCTATTTACATATGAGCTGTGTAGATACTGAATAGTTAAATAGGGTGTAAATGTTTTGTTGTTAGGGTGAACATCTAAGCGATTTCAATATTGTTATTAAAGAAGAGATTAAGGAGGGGAGAACAATTAAAGAGGAGGAAATCTCTACAGATAtcggcacaggtgagtaataaccATCAAATACAGAAGAGTCgcatattctccttgttcagtcactacaacaatctcttacTCTACAtcctcctctgtcagtacaagCTAATGAATACAGGCAATAGAGATGCATGTAATACAAGCTTGGATAAGtgtctggggcctgattcattaaggatcttaacttgagaaacttcttatttcagtctcctggacaaaagcatgttacaatgcaaggggtgcaaattagtattctgttttgcacataagttaaatactgactgttttttcatgtagcacacaaatatcaactttaaatttcagtgtacaaataagctatcaagtatttgtgtgctacatgaaaaaacagtcattatttaacttatgtgcaaaacagaatactaatttgcaccccttgcattgtaacatgtctttgtccaggagactgaaataagaagtttctcaagttaagaaccttaatgaatcaggcccctggtccgTGGTTGAAGTAACTCTAGGGTCATCTACATCTAATGATGCTTTATTTAAAGCATTGAGTGTTGGCACTACAATCTCCCCTTTCCCTAGGTTTAGGTAACCACTGTTAACTAAAATTATTTAACGCTAAGTGCATGTATATGgatgtgaaaatataaatcagtGTACCATATGTAGCTATagacatttgtatttttatgtacatcGATCTTGTGTTGCGCCGCAGTGTGTTATTTTCAATGCTTCTTGTTCCATTCAGAGCGTCTGGTGCGCATCAACACGGTTGAAAATGTACATTCATCTGAATGGGAACACATTGTAAACACAGTCATGTTCTTTTGAGAAGCGTTTTATATATGTGATTAACACATGCGTTTGGCTTTAGCAAAATGACAACTTCCTGTTTTTACACAGGAAGCTGGCGGCAGAGAGAGAAGGGTGTGACCAAAATGGACCTCGAGAAGCTAGCGAGCGCCATGCAGCTTCACCCAAACCTTTTTGACGCCTCTCATCCGCTCCATTACAACAAGTACAAGAGGGAT
The nucleotide sequence above comes from Mixophyes fleayi isolate aMixFle1 chromosome 6, aMixFle1.hap1, whole genome shotgun sequence. Encoded proteins:
- the LOC142159887 gene encoding uncharacterized protein LOC142159887 isoform X1 — its product is MDNNRCNHEDDIMPSQDFQGEVQRDVKFENGEATYVKIKEEEIPIVVSDCSIDQGRQQRTRANSAVLREYEEGPPAKKRTSLTRRPGSSGRQHRLKDTEMAPHITSTVPGLKEPCEAPWGVPGTVGLEQGTSGAEDQANPADTDQGIGVVFPADGSSNRNTPERCLRPFYSHDYTEENHNIPQDYQGEHLSDFNIVIKEEIKEGRTIKEEEISTDIGTGSWRQREKGVTKMDLEKLASAMQLHPNLFDASHPLHYNKYKRDESWESICRALVPNWESMCKLEKIEKDRELHVKWRSLKDRFRKDLQAVTSAPSGCAPKKIHTHPLFKQLMFLKPSMELRGTSGKDESTNASGSVEDDAMIASEGEAQSVSGLSTDDPPTSTVEAEVPSPLVPAPRPPPVRPQRKNKKRTVDTDVHTAALVNIIDGLKAQLQSYIEKQRVTASPSKDDDEASLFCKSLIGNVRSVAPERLLNLKISMMNLIHHHLSAPYPPPTYPLYTAPSHPSYGPHFYTHNMSQQN